In Penaeus vannamei isolate JL-2024 chromosome 14, ASM4276789v1, whole genome shotgun sequence, one DNA window encodes the following:
- the LOC113818774 gene encoding uncharacterized protein, which produces MKRCVETAVILVMSAVLTATALMMMQPYGLAGVALAFTIAGVYIALMVLIVTVKCCSWDSNAQPDVERQASPTNDAPPPYDQVVTKPPSYRTLFFPSPPRLLAALATNPGLMTPPGDTKTAAGLAASFGAPLSAPGALPSSHPVGDLTSGVVSAIQDEVAAPGDTTTERRTGEEGAPAPEGEPGSSSPPSRPRTPRRVRFELADSESDGGQENPEPLPDESIAEADSSKS; this is translated from the exons ATGAAGAGATGTGTCGAAACCGCAGTGATTTTGGTGATGTCTGCCGTGCTCACCGCCACGGCCCTGATGATGATGCAGCCCTATGGTCTGGCGGGGGTGGCCCTAGCCTTCACCATCGCCGGGGTGTACATCGCTCTTATGGTGTTGATTGTGACCGTTAAGTGCTGCTCGTGGGACTCCAACGCTCAGCCAGACGTCGAGCGGCAG GCGAGCCCAACCAACGATGCCCCGCCCCCATACGACCAGGTAGTCACGAAGCCGCCATCCTACAGGACCCTCTTCTTCCCAAGTCCGCCTCGCCTCCTAGCCGCCCTTGCCACGAATCCGGGACTCATGACGCCGCCGGGAGACACGAAGACGGCAGCAGGACTCGCAGCCAGTTTCGGTGCCCCGCTCTCCGCTCCTGGGGCACTCCCTTCCAGTCATCCTGTGGGGGATTTAACATCAGGGGTTGTTTCTGCGATCCAGGATGAAGTAGCAGCTCCAGGGGATACCACGACAGAGCGGAGAACCGGAGAGGAAGGAGCGCCGGCCCCTGAGGGAGAACCGGGGTCGTCCAGCCCCCCGAGCAGACCAAGGACGCCTCGACGTGTTCGCTTCGAGTTGGCAGACTCCGAGTCTGACGGCGGGCAAGAGAACCCCGAGCCTTTGCCTGACGAGTCCATAGCAGAGGCTGACTCCTCCAAGTCTTGA